The following are from one region of the Georgenia sp. M64 genome:
- a CDS encoding PTS mannitol transporter subunit IICBA has protein sequence MSTTTTAAPRAGARVHVQKFGTFLSNMVMPNIGAFIAWGLITALFIEVGWLPQLGIGDDPGSWVAEIGGWGDSTSGGIVGPMITFLLPILIGYTGGKMVYDTRGGVVGAIATIGVIAGTDIPMFMGAMIMGPLGAWTMKHIDAIWDGKIRPGFEMLVNNFAAGIWGAVVATFGFFIMSPIVTWLSDRLGSGVDFLVSNGVLPLTSVVIEPAKILFLNNAINHGVLTPLGTAEAVEQGKSVLFLLEANPGPGLGLLLAFSLFGRGMAKASAPGAAIIHFFGGIHEIYFPYVLMKPKLIIAMIVGGMTGVFLNVLFGVGLRAPAAPGSVFAVYAQVASENIFGVTVAMAGAAAASFAVAALLLKTDRSTDEGDLVAATADMEAMKGKKSVASTVLGARAAAGGEIRSIVFACDAGMGSSAMGASVLRRKIRDAGHPEVTVTNASIANLSDTYDLVVTHQDLTERARQRTPSATHVSVDNFMNSPRYDEIVAMLGAGSGAAAAADDDVVADAVLTDDSIVLDGTAATRDEAITEAGRLLVASGAVDPSYVDAMHERETSVSTHMGNGLAIPHGTNEAKSSIHRTAISFVRYPRGIDWNGKPAEFVIGIAGTGNDHLGLLRKIAGVFTDPGQVELLRSATSTAQVREILEGARV, from the coding sequence ATGTCCACCACTACAACAGCCGCACCACGCGCCGGAGCGCGCGTGCACGTCCAGAAGTTCGGCACGTTCCTGTCCAACATGGTGATGCCCAACATCGGCGCGTTCATCGCGTGGGGTCTCATCACAGCGCTCTTCATCGAGGTCGGCTGGCTGCCCCAGCTGGGCATCGGCGACGACCCGGGCAGCTGGGTCGCCGAGATCGGCGGGTGGGGCGACTCCACCAGCGGCGGCATCGTCGGCCCGATGATCACCTTCCTGCTGCCGATCCTCATCGGCTACACCGGCGGCAAGATGGTCTACGACACCCGCGGTGGCGTCGTCGGGGCCATCGCCACCATCGGCGTCATCGCCGGCACCGACATCCCCATGTTCATGGGCGCGATGATCATGGGCCCGCTCGGCGCATGGACCATGAAGCACATCGACGCGATCTGGGACGGGAAGATCCGGCCCGGCTTCGAGATGCTGGTCAACAACTTCGCCGCCGGCATCTGGGGCGCGGTCGTGGCCACCTTCGGCTTCTTCATCATGAGCCCGATCGTCACCTGGCTCAGCGACCGGCTCGGCTCCGGCGTCGACTTCCTGGTCTCCAACGGCGTGCTGCCGCTGACCTCCGTGGTCATCGAGCCGGCCAAGATCCTGTTCCTCAACAACGCCATCAACCACGGTGTGCTCACGCCGCTCGGCACGGCCGAGGCCGTCGAGCAGGGCAAGTCGGTGCTCTTCCTCCTCGAGGCGAACCCCGGCCCGGGGCTCGGCCTCCTCCTGGCCTTCTCGCTGTTCGGCCGCGGGATGGCCAAGGCCTCCGCGCCCGGCGCGGCGATCATCCACTTCTTCGGCGGGATCCACGAGATCTACTTCCCGTACGTCCTCATGAAGCCGAAGCTGATCATCGCGATGATCGTCGGCGGCATGACCGGCGTCTTCCTCAACGTCCTCTTCGGCGTCGGGCTGCGCGCCCCGGCGGCCCCGGGCTCGGTCTTCGCCGTGTACGCCCAGGTGGCCAGCGAGAACATCTTCGGCGTGACCGTCGCGATGGCCGGCGCCGCCGCGGCCTCCTTCGCCGTCGCCGCGCTCCTGCTCAAGACCGACCGCTCCACGGACGAGGGCGACCTCGTCGCCGCCACGGCCGACATGGAGGCGATGAAGGGCAAGAAGTCCGTCGCCTCGACCGTGCTCGGCGCCCGCGCGGCCGCCGGCGGGGAGATCCGCAGCATCGTCTTCGCCTGCGACGCCGGCATGGGCTCCTCGGCCATGGGCGCCTCGGTGCTCCGCAGGAAGATCCGCGACGCCGGCCACCCCGAGGTCACGGTGACCAACGCGTCCATCGCCAACCTCAGCGACACCTACGACCTCGTCGTGACGCACCAGGACCTCACCGAGCGGGCTCGCCAGCGGACCCCCTCGGCCACCCACGTCTCGGTGGACAACTTCATGAACAGCCCCCGCTACGACGAGATCGTCGCGATGCTCGGGGCGGGCTCCGGGGCCGCGGCAGCGGCGGACGACGACGTCGTGGCGGACGCGGTCCTCACCGACGACTCCATCGTCCTCGACGGCACCGCCGCCACGCGCGACGAGGCCATCACCGAGGCGGGCCGGCTGCTCGTGGCCAGCGGCGCCGTCGACCCGTCCTACGTCGACGCCATGCACGAGCGGGAGACGTCGGTCTCGACCCACATGGGCAACGGCCTCGCCATCCCGCACGGCACGAACGAGGCCAAGTCGTCGATCCACCGGACGGCGATCTCCTTCGTGCGCTACCCGCGGGGCATCGACTGGAACGGCAAGCCGGCCGAGTTCGTCATCGGCATCGCCGGCACCGGCAACGACCACCTGGGCCTGCTACGGAAGATCGCGGGGGTCTTCACCGACCCGGGGCAGGTCGAGCTGCTCCGTTCGGCGACCTCGACGGCGCAGGTGCGCGAGATCCTCGAGGGTGCCCGGGTCTGA
- a CDS encoding glucose 1-dehydrogenase has translation MGRFEGKVALVSGGARGMGESHVRALAAEGARVVIGDVLDHEGEALAAELGDAAVFVRLDVTDPDSWSAALTRAEEAFGPVTVLVNNAGIVVFGAVDAVSVEDFDRTVAVNLRGVFLGIHAVAPGMKAAGGGTIVNISSTAGLMGYAGIAPYVASKWAVRGLTKASALDLGPTIRVNSIHPGPIATPMTAGLDTSMVETQRIPRFGRPEEVTAAVLFLAGDESSFMTGAELAVDGGAVLGSIAPVT, from the coding sequence ATGGGCAGGTTCGAGGGCAAGGTGGCGCTGGTCAGCGGCGGCGCTCGAGGCATGGGCGAGTCCCACGTCCGCGCTCTGGCCGCGGAGGGAGCACGGGTCGTCATCGGCGACGTGCTCGACCACGAGGGCGAGGCGCTCGCGGCGGAGCTGGGCGACGCCGCGGTGTTCGTGCGCCTCGACGTCACGGACCCAGATTCGTGGTCCGCGGCTCTGACCAGGGCAGAAGAGGCCTTCGGCCCGGTGACCGTCCTGGTCAACAACGCGGGGATCGTCGTCTTCGGTGCCGTCGACGCCGTCTCGGTCGAGGACTTCGACAGGACGGTCGCCGTCAACCTGCGCGGAGTGTTCCTGGGCATCCACGCCGTGGCGCCCGGGATGAAGGCCGCGGGCGGCGGCACGATCGTCAACATCTCCTCGACCGCTGGGCTCATGGGCTACGCGGGCATCGCCCCGTACGTGGCATCGAAGTGGGCCGTGCGCGGGCTGACCAAGGCCTCCGCGCTCGACCTCGGGCCCACGATCCGCGTCAACTCGATCCACCCGGGCCCGATCGCCACGCCGATGACCGCCGGCCTGGACACGAGCATGGTCGAGACCCAACGCATCCCCCGCTTCGGGCGACCGGAGGAGGTGACGGCGGCGGTGCTGTTCCTGGCCGGCGACGAGTCGTCGTTCATGACCGGCGCCGAGCTCGCCGTCGACGGCGGCGCCGTGCTCGGGTCCATCGCGCCGGTGACCTGA
- a CDS encoding CPBP family intramembrane glutamic endopeptidase, with protein sequence MLLPLALTFLPNNWWEEVAWQGFVQARLQDRRGPVMAAVLTGVLFALQHIALVAGADLVSAVVLMLVRVVLAIPFRFLTGWVYIRTSSLFLVGLLHAMSNAVTGGSGFHPGLLARLYPEQQVATTAHLFAFFALGLVVLAVTRGRLGSRSPVGSLEAAPERLAGPGTHSRSPLTTRPATGDRGRGTASTTAPPRGGGRSTSAEPVGPVRSPG encoded by the coding sequence GTGCTGCTGCCCCTGGCGCTGACCTTCCTGCCCAACAACTGGTGGGAAGAGGTCGCCTGGCAGGGGTTCGTCCAGGCCCGCCTGCAGGACCGCAGGGGTCCCGTCATGGCGGCCGTGCTCACCGGCGTCCTGTTCGCCCTGCAGCACATCGCCCTGGTCGCAGGAGCCGACCTCGTGAGCGCCGTCGTGCTGATGCTGGTCCGAGTCGTCCTCGCCATCCCGTTCCGGTTCCTGACCGGCTGGGTGTACATCCGCACCTCGAGCCTGTTCCTGGTCGGCCTGCTCCACGCCATGAGCAACGCCGTAACCGGCGGCAGCGGCTTCCACCCCGGCCTGCTCGCCCGGCTCTACCCCGAGCAGCAGGTCGCGACGACGGCGCACCTCTTTGCCTTCTTCGCGCTCGGCCTCGTCGTGCTCGCCGTCACCAGGGGCCGCCTCGGCAGCCGGAGTCCGGTCGGCTCGCTCGAGGCAGCGCCCGAGCGACTCGCCGGCCCCGGCACTCACAGCCGGTCACCGCTGACGACTCGACCGGCGACCGGCGACCGGGGACGGGGGACGGCGAGCACGACGGCGCCACCACGCGGCGGGGGCCGGTCCACGTCCGCCGAACCGGTCGGTCCGGTCCGATCTCCCGGGTGA
- a CDS encoding serine hydrolase domain-containing protein — translation MELLREAVDEVAERTGFSGVVRLDRQGRTEFSVAYGFADRAHGIPNSPETLFATASGSKSFTALAVMALVERGTLDLATPARSLLGPDLPLVADDVTIELLLAHRSGIRDYLDEDALGDVSEYVMPVPVHELATTEQFLRVLGGCDAVFPADERFAYNNGGYVLLALLAERASGVGFHELVRSLVCEPAGMVDTSFLRSDELPGRAARGYLAVDGLRTNVLHLPVLGNGDGGIYSTAADLTAFWDAFFAGRIVSPERVAQMVQPRSVWAEGSRRYGLGFHLGATSDRVWLEGHDAGVSFVSQHLPSSSTTYTVVSNWSEGAWPVVDLLG, via the coding sequence ATGGAGCTCCTCCGGGAAGCGGTGGACGAGGTGGCCGAGCGCACCGGGTTCTCGGGTGTGGTCCGTCTCGACCGCCAGGGTCGGACCGAGTTCTCCGTGGCGTACGGGTTCGCGGACCGGGCCCACGGGATCCCCAACTCGCCCGAGACACTGTTCGCGACCGCGAGCGGGTCGAAGAGCTTCACCGCCCTGGCGGTCATGGCCCTGGTCGAGCGCGGGACGCTCGACCTCGCCACGCCTGCGCGGTCGTTGCTGGGCCCGGACCTGCCCCTGGTGGCGGACGACGTGACGATCGAGCTCCTGCTGGCGCACCGGTCCGGGATCCGGGACTACCTCGACGAGGACGCCCTGGGCGACGTCAGCGAGTACGTCATGCCCGTACCTGTGCACGAGCTCGCGACGACCGAGCAGTTCCTGCGGGTGCTCGGCGGGTGCGACGCCGTGTTCCCGGCCGACGAGCGGTTCGCGTACAACAACGGCGGCTACGTGCTGCTCGCGCTGCTGGCCGAACGGGCGAGCGGCGTCGGCTTTCATGAGCTGGTCCGCTCACTGGTCTGCGAGCCGGCGGGCATGGTCGACACGAGCTTCCTGCGGTCCGACGAGCTGCCCGGGCGGGCCGCCCGCGGCTACCTCGCCGTCGACGGCCTGAGGACGAACGTGCTCCACCTTCCCGTGCTCGGGAACGGTGACGGGGGAATCTACTCGACGGCCGCTGACCTCACCGCCTTCTGGGACGCCTTCTTCGCCGGCCGGATCGTCTCGCCGGAGCGGGTCGCGCAGATGGTGCAGCCGCGCAGCGTCTGGGCGGAGGGATCCAGGCGCTACGGCCTGGGGTTCCACCTCGGCGCGACCAGCGACAGGGTGTGGCTCGAGGGTCACGACGCGGGGGTGTCCTTCGTCAGCCAGCACCTGCCGTCGTCGTCGACCACCTACACCGTCGTCTCGAACTGGTCGGAGGGCGCCTGGCCCGTCGTCGACCTGCTCGGGTGA
- the heR gene encoding heliorhodopsin HeR translates to MEGRLNKADGSQIRSLRRANAGAAVLHAVQAVAVLVLATEFALPVTASYMAGPPGTPPSEPVVLLDIATGAAVAGFLALSALAHLLVSTVWWRRYVADLRRQRNPARWVEYSLSSSLMIVLIAQLVGISDVAALLALFGVNTAMILFGWLQERYERPGGGWLPFVFGCVAGVVPWVAITVYLLSPGSTSSASPPGFVYGIFVSLFVFFNAFALNQWLQYRAKGRWQDYLFGEKAYIVLSLTAKSALAWQVFGGTLAA, encoded by the coding sequence ATGGAAGGCCGGTTGAACAAGGCGGACGGCAGCCAGATCAGATCTCTGCGTCGAGCGAATGCAGGAGCAGCGGTACTGCATGCGGTCCAGGCCGTCGCCGTACTCGTGCTCGCCACGGAGTTCGCCCTTCCGGTGACCGCGAGCTACATGGCCGGTCCGCCGGGTACGCCGCCCTCGGAGCCCGTGGTTCTCCTTGACATCGCCACCGGCGCGGCGGTCGCTGGGTTCCTGGCCCTGTCCGCGCTGGCGCACCTCCTCGTGTCCACGGTGTGGTGGCGCCGGTACGTCGCTGACCTGCGCCGCCAGCGCAACCCGGCGCGGTGGGTGGAGTACTCGCTCTCGTCGTCGCTGATGATCGTCCTGATCGCCCAGCTGGTCGGCATCTCGGACGTGGCCGCCCTGCTGGCCCTGTTCGGCGTGAACACGGCCATGATCCTGTTCGGCTGGCTGCAGGAGCGCTACGAGCGCCCCGGCGGCGGCTGGCTGCCGTTCGTCTTCGGGTGCGTGGCCGGTGTGGTCCCGTGGGTGGCGATCACCGTCTACCTGCTGTCGCCCGGCTCGACGTCGTCGGCCTCACCTCCTGGCTTCGTCTACGGCATCTTCGTGTCCCTGTTCGTCTTCTTCAACGCCTTCGCCCTCAACCAGTGGCTCCAGTACCGCGCCAAGGGGCGGTGGCAGGACTACCTGTTCGGTGAGAAGGCCTACATCGTGCTCAGCCTGACCGCGAAGTCGGCCCTGGCGTGGCAGGTCTTCGGCGGCACGCTGGCTGCGTGA
- a CDS encoding RNase H family protein, with translation METWATQEELGRRLGVDTQAAGELLVTAGLKMGREATPDALARGLAAPDVSPLGRPFVRWQAAEVLPLLEPLARRLEAAPTVPAARRSSTPAKRRPAATRAPATRPPATAPVAGTTFDAVIAVHAVADPDPGPTGWAYMNQRTRVTTTGAMPYATGKEGELRAVLHLLDHAPSEAHLLIRTDSEHLVKVATVWGPTWQRNGWKQRDGQRPENLDLVEPLLTTIAKRAGRARFGLADSGDEFIVAASRSALEAAHEESS, from the coding sequence GTGGAGACCTGGGCCACCCAGGAGGAGCTCGGCCGGCGTCTCGGGGTCGACACCCAGGCTGCCGGAGAGCTTCTCGTGACTGCTGGACTGAAAATGGGCCGGGAGGCCACCCCCGACGCGCTGGCGCGCGGTCTCGCGGCGCCGGACGTCTCGCCGCTCGGCCGACCGTTCGTCCGTTGGCAGGCGGCGGAAGTCCTCCCGCTCCTCGAGCCACTGGCGCGGCGCCTCGAGGCGGCGCCGACCGTCCCGGCCGCCCGCCGGTCCAGCACGCCTGCCAAGCGTCGCCCCGCTGCCACCCGTGCGCCGGCCACCCGGCCGCCTGCTACCGCGCCGGTAGCCGGCACGACCTTCGACGCAGTGATCGCGGTGCACGCCGTCGCCGACCCGGACCCGGGCCCGACCGGCTGGGCCTACATGAACCAGCGCACCAGGGTGACCACGACGGGTGCGATGCCGTACGCGACCGGGAAGGAAGGCGAGCTGCGCGCCGTCCTGCACCTGCTGGACCACGCACCCTCAGAGGCCCATCTCCTCATCAGGACCGACTCCGAGCACCTCGTGAAGGTCGCGACGGTGTGGGGCCCCACCTGGCAGCGCAACGGGTGGAAGCAGCGCGACGGGCAGCGCCCGGAGAACCTCGACCTCGTCGAGCCGCTCCTGACCACCATCGCGAAGAGGGCCGGCCGCGCCAGGTTCGGGCTGGCCGACAGCGGAGACGAGTTCATCGTGGCCGCGAGCCGAAGTGCGCTTGAGGCCGCGCACGAAGAGAGCTCCTGA
- a CDS encoding plasmid pRiA4b ORF-3 family protein: MSEDEVLRRFQAMIDGMGLEDLRALTGQVLTQAGQAAAEPVESRRRPARPEPAVFRLRVDLNDAAPPIWRRLDVRSDLTLDVVHQVLQDAFSWTDSHLHRFVLGADDVWDPRGEAFLCPYDVDDPENEDGGTPEELVRLDETMGEPGDVLRYVYDYGDSWDLTLRLEEVCHPRTTAPPAACVGGHRGAPPEDSGSIRDAESLAEVLDDPAYFDPADVNARLTRPYYVLRQRGLPRRLLELLPVLELVAGPGTDDLAHRLASLDPAAPGPSTAEIAAVLRPHLWVLDRAASDGIPLTAAGYLKPADVEALAPLVPGMAGWIGKANREDLTWPVAAFRESLIRHLGLLRKHRGRLVLTRAGAAAHVDPRALFEHLAGRLRPREGREFERDADLLVLAYAAVGEDKVLPLSQVAATLTDLGYRYSDGTVVDEHAVRTYDRNVYGVLLDLSPEPAVRREHRRMSPVAAALARAALGMTTHP; encoded by the coding sequence GTGAGCGAGGACGAGGTGCTCCGCCGGTTCCAGGCGATGATCGACGGCATGGGCCTGGAGGACCTGCGGGCGCTGACCGGGCAGGTCCTCACCCAGGCCGGCCAGGCCGCCGCTGAGCCGGTGGAATCGCGCCGGCGCCCGGCCCGGCCCGAACCGGCCGTGTTCCGGCTCCGGGTGGACCTCAACGACGCGGCACCGCCGATCTGGCGGCGTCTCGACGTGCGCTCGGATCTCACGCTCGACGTCGTCCACCAGGTCCTGCAGGACGCCTTCTCCTGGACCGACTCCCACCTGCACCGGTTCGTGCTCGGCGCCGACGACGTCTGGGACCCGCGGGGCGAGGCGTTCCTGTGCCCGTACGACGTGGACGACCCCGAGAACGAGGACGGCGGCACGCCGGAGGAGCTGGTCCGCCTCGACGAGACCATGGGCGAGCCGGGCGACGTGCTGCGGTACGTCTACGACTACGGCGACAGCTGGGACCTGACGCTGCGCCTGGAGGAGGTGTGCCACCCGCGCACCACCGCTCCCCCGGCCGCGTGCGTCGGCGGTCACCGGGGCGCACCGCCGGAGGACTCGGGCTCGATCCGGGACGCGGAGTCCCTTGCTGAGGTGCTGGACGACCCGGCCTACTTCGACCCTGCCGATGTCAACGCCCGCCTCACCCGGCCGTACTACGTCCTCCGGCAGCGCGGACTGCCGCGGCGGCTGCTCGAGCTGCTCCCGGTGCTCGAGCTCGTCGCCGGGCCAGGCACCGACGACCTGGCCCACCGCCTGGCCTCCCTCGATCCAGCGGCGCCCGGGCCCTCCACCGCGGAGATCGCCGCCGTCCTGCGCCCGCACCTGTGGGTGCTCGACCGCGCCGCCTCCGACGGGATCCCGCTCACGGCGGCCGGCTACCTCAAGCCGGCCGATGTCGAGGCGCTCGCACCCCTGGTCCCGGGGATGGCGGGGTGGATCGGCAAGGCCAACCGTGAGGACCTGACCTGGCCGGTGGCCGCCTTCCGCGAGTCGCTCATTCGCCACCTGGGCCTGCTGCGCAAGCACAGGGGCCGGCTCGTGCTCACCAGGGCCGGTGCCGCGGCCCACGTGGACCCGCGAGCGCTGTTCGAGCACCTCGCCGGGCGACTGAGGCCGCGCGAGGGTCGGGAGTTCGAGCGCGACGCCGACCTGCTCGTGCTGGCGTACGCAGCGGTCGGCGAGGACAAGGTGCTGCCGCTGAGCCAGGTCGCCGCAACCCTGACCGACCTGGGCTACCGCTACTCCGACGGCACCGTGGTGGACGAGCACGCCGTGCGCACGTACGACCGCAACGTCTACGGCGTGCTCCTGGACCTCTCCCCCGAACCGGCGGTGCGGCGTGAGCATCGCCGCATGAGCCCCGTGGCCGCCGCCCTGGCCCGTGCCGCTCTGGGCATGACGACGCACCCCTAG
- a CDS encoding 2,3-butanediol dehydrogenase, producing the protein MRAARYHGRGDIRIEELPEPEVRPGEVGIDVAWCGICGSDLHEYLEGPIFVPAPGHPHPLSGESAPITLGHEFSGVVYALGEGVDDIEVGQHVVVEPYIIRDDVDTGPQSKDYHVSPDMGFIGLSGNGGGLGEKVSVKRRWVHPIDNDVPLDEAALLEPLSVGYHAVDRSGAKAGDFVLVGGAGPIGLLTAAVLKAKGATVAVTELSELRRQRALDTGVADHAFDPTQVDVVEEVKRLTGGQGADIAIEATSAQPVLDTLMNALRPTGVLQVVSIWSKPASVDLFQLVMKEIDVRGSIAYVNNHPDTIALVESGTIDLKPFITGKIGLDDIVDKGFETLIHHNETAVKILVSPSGKGL; encoded by the coding sequence ATGCGCGCTGCCCGCTACCACGGCCGAGGGGACATCCGGATCGAGGAGCTGCCGGAGCCGGAGGTGAGGCCCGGCGAGGTCGGCATCGACGTCGCGTGGTGCGGCATCTGCGGGTCCGACCTCCACGAGTACCTGGAGGGCCCGATCTTCGTGCCGGCGCCAGGCCACCCGCACCCGCTCTCGGGCGAGTCGGCACCGATCACGCTGGGTCACGAGTTCTCCGGGGTGGTCTACGCCCTGGGCGAGGGCGTGGACGACATCGAGGTGGGCCAGCACGTCGTCGTCGAGCCGTACATCATCCGCGACGACGTCGACACCGGTCCGCAGAGCAAGGACTACCACGTCTCGCCGGACATGGGCTTCATCGGCCTGTCCGGCAACGGTGGCGGCCTGGGCGAGAAGGTCTCCGTCAAGCGCAGGTGGGTCCACCCGATCGACAACGACGTGCCGCTGGACGAGGCGGCGCTGCTGGAGCCGCTGTCCGTGGGCTACCACGCGGTGGACCGGTCCGGTGCGAAGGCCGGGGACTTCGTGCTGGTCGGTGGCGCCGGCCCGATCGGCCTGCTCACGGCCGCGGTGCTCAAGGCGAAGGGCGCCACCGTGGCGGTGACCGAGCTCAGCGAGCTGCGCCGGCAGCGTGCCCTCGACACGGGCGTCGCCGACCACGCGTTCGACCCCACGCAGGTCGACGTCGTCGAGGAGGTCAAGCGGCTGACCGGCGGACAAGGGGCCGACATCGCGATCGAGGCCACGAGCGCCCAGCCGGTGCTCGACACGCTCATGAACGCGCTACGGCCCACTGGTGTCCTGCAGGTGGTGTCCATCTGGAGCAAGCCGGCGTCCGTCGACCTCTTCCAGCTGGTCATGAAGGAGATCGACGTGCGCGGCTCCATCGCCTACGTCAACAACCACCCCGACACCATCGCGCTCGTGGAGTCCGGCACGATCGACCTCAAGCCGTTCATCACCGGCAAGATCGGTCTCGACGACATCGTCGACAAGGGTTTCGAGACGCTCATCCATCACAACGAGACCGCCGTGAAGATCCTCGTCTCCCCGTCGGGGAAGGGGCTCTGA
- a CDS encoding dihydrofolate reductase family protein: MAVRVHNMSISLDGFATGEPQSAEAPFGHAGERLHEWMLATRFWHEGGTAGVDDAFAQRHGPGIGSEIMGAHKFGPPGWQDDPDWTGWWGPNPPFHTPTFVLTHRTRPPVAMEGGTTFHFIDTSPAEALETARQAADGQDVRIGGGPTVVRDCLAAGLIDHMHLVQVPIVLGRGVRLWDGLEALEDSYAIEAVSSPSGVTHLTFTRTA, encoded by the coding sequence ATGGCAGTCAGGGTCCACAACATGTCCATCTCCCTCGACGGCTTCGCCACCGGTGAGCCGCAGTCCGCCGAGGCACCGTTCGGCCACGCCGGCGAGCGACTGCACGAGTGGATGCTGGCAACCCGCTTCTGGCACGAGGGTGGAACCGCAGGGGTCGACGACGCCTTCGCCCAGCGCCACGGCCCCGGCATCGGGTCCGAGATCATGGGCGCCCACAAGTTCGGTCCGCCCGGCTGGCAGGACGACCCGGACTGGACGGGTTGGTGGGGCCCGAACCCGCCGTTCCACACGCCGACCTTCGTGCTCACCCACCGCACGCGCCCGCCGGTCGCCATGGAGGGCGGCACCACGTTCCACTTCATCGACACCTCCCCGGCCGAGGCACTCGAGACCGCCCGTCAGGCAGCCGACGGCCAGGACGTCCGGATCGGCGGCGGGCCCACCGTCGTCCGCGACTGCCTCGCCGCCGGGCTCATCGACCACATGCACCTCGTCCAGGTACCGATCGTCCTCGGCCGCGGTGTCCGCCTCTGGGACGGCCTGGAGGCCCTTGAGGACTCCTACGCCATCGAGGCGGTCTCCTCCCCCTCCGGCGTCACCCACCTCACGTTCACGCGCACGGCCTGA
- a CDS encoding GNAT family N-acetyltransferase: MTITLREITEDNHESVLAVEITRDQERFVTTVRDSLAEAAAHPEGNPWFRAVYADEHPVGFVMLSWDVEPRPPEVNGPWFLWKLLIDHRHQRSGYGREVVRQVVELVRAHGGTEVLTSHVPGEGGPAGFYARLGFVPRGDLDPDGEVILRLPLDG, encoded by the coding sequence GTGACGATCACCCTGCGGGAGATCACCGAGGACAACCACGAGTCCGTCCTCGCGGTGGAGATCACGCGCGACCAGGAGCGGTTCGTCACCACCGTGCGGGACTCACTGGCGGAGGCCGCCGCCCACCCGGAGGGCAACCCCTGGTTCCGGGCCGTCTACGCCGACGAGCACCCCGTCGGGTTCGTCATGCTGAGCTGGGACGTCGAGCCTCGACCGCCCGAGGTCAACGGACCCTGGTTCCTGTGGAAGCTGCTCATCGACCACCGGCACCAGCGCTCGGGCTACGGCCGCGAGGTCGTGCGGCAGGTCGTCGAGCTCGTGCGCGCCCACGGCGGCACCGAGGTGCTCACCAGCCACGTCCCGGGCGAGGGCGGCCCGGCCGGCTTCTACGCCCGGCTCGGGTTCGTCCCGAGAGGAGACCTCGACCCCGACGGCGAGGTCATCCTGCGCCTTCCGCTGGACGGCTGA
- a CDS encoding ABC transporter substrate-binding protein, with product MKRPARLLSSLTAAGLLLAGCGSADGDAEPAADGTAVAGEAVEIGITQIVSHPSLDAAREGFKRALEENGVEATYDEQNAQGDQSTATSIANTFATDGKDLVLAIATPTAQAAAQAITDVPVLFTAVTEPEEAGLVDSWETPGGNLTGTSDLNPVREQLELLVEIAPDAETIGIVYSSGEVNSEVQVELAKEAADELGLTIEEATVSTSAEVQQAAQSLEVDAFYIPTDNAVVSALESVIAVAEQRQVPLVVGESDSVERGGLATYGIDYDKLGYQTGLMAVQILTEGADPAEMPVETLEELTLVVNSGAAERMGVSIPQAVLDRADTVVE from the coding sequence ATGAAGCGCCCCGCGCGCCTGCTCAGCTCCCTCACCGCCGCCGGACTCCTCCTCGCCGGGTGCGGCTCCGCCGACGGCGACGCCGAGCCCGCCGCGGACGGTACCGCCGTGGCCGGTGAGGCGGTCGAGATCGGCATCACCCAGATCGTCTCCCACCCGTCCCTCGACGCCGCGCGGGAGGGCTTCAAGCGCGCGCTCGAGGAGAACGGGGTCGAGGCCACGTACGACGAGCAGAACGCCCAGGGTGACCAGTCCACCGCCACGTCCATCGCCAACACGTTCGCCACGGACGGCAAGGACCTCGTCCTGGCGATCGCCACCCCCACGGCGCAGGCCGCCGCACAGGCGATCACTGACGTCCCGGTGCTGTTCACCGCCGTCACGGAGCCCGAGGAGGCCGGGCTGGTGGACAGCTGGGAGACGCCGGGGGGGAACCTCACGGGCACCTCGGACCTCAACCCGGTCCGTGAACAGCTGGAGCTGCTGGTCGAGATCGCGCCCGACGCGGAGACGATCGGCATCGTCTACAGCTCCGGCGAGGTCAACTCCGAGGTGCAGGTCGAGCTCGCCAAGGAGGCGGCCGACGAGCTCGGCCTGACGATCGAGGAGGCCACCGTGAGCACCTCCGCCGAGGTCCAGCAGGCCGCCCAGTCCCTCGAGGTCGACGCGTTCTACATCCCCACGGACAACGCCGTCGTCTCGGCGCTCGAGTCCGTGATCGCCGTCGCCGAGCAGCGCCAGGTGCCCCTCGTCGTCGGCGAGTCCGACAGCGTCGAGCGCGGCGGCCTGGCCACCTACGGCATCGACTACGACAAGCTCGGCTACCAGACCGGGCTCATGGCCGTTCAGATCCTCACCGAGGGCGCCGACCCGGCCGAGATGCCGGTGGAGACGCTCGAGGAGCTCACCCTCGTCGTCAACAGCGGCGCGGCCGAGCGCATGGGCGTGAGCATTCCGCAGGCGGTCCTCGACCGCGCGGACACGGTCGTCGAGTAG